A section of the Caballeronia sp. M1242 genome encodes:
- the gspG gene encoding type II secretion system major pseudopilin GspG, protein MQMWTQRRMEITQAKARRQRGFTLIEIMVVIAILGILAALIVPKIMSRPDEARRVAAKQDIGTIMQAMKLYRLDNGRYPTQEQGLRALVEKPTTEPVPNNWKDGGYLERLPADPWGGQYQYLNPGVHGEIDVFSYGADNKAGGEGNDADVGSWQ, encoded by the coding sequence ATGCAAATGTGGACGCAACGCCGCATGGAAATCACCCAGGCCAAGGCGCGCCGTCAACGGGGTTTTACGCTCATCGAGATCATGGTCGTGATCGCGATTCTCGGCATTCTCGCCGCGCTGATCGTGCCGAAGATCATGAGCCGCCCCGACGAAGCGCGTCGCGTGGCCGCGAAGCAGGACATCGGCACCATCATGCAGGCCATGAAGCTGTACCGGCTGGACAACGGCCGTTATCCGACGCAGGAGCAGGGCCTGCGCGCGCTCGTCGAAAAGCCGACGACGGAACCCGTGCCGAACAACTGGAAGGACGGCGGCTATCTGGAACGCCTGCCGGCTGATCCGTGGGGCGGCCAGTATCAATATCTGAATCCGGGCGTGCACGGCGAAATCGACGTGTTCAGCTACGGCGCGGACAACAAGGCGGGCGGCGAGGGCAACGATGCCGACGTCGGCTCGTGGCAGTAA
- a CDS encoding GspH/FimT family pseudopilin, with translation MNRHGRHRAAHRNAGFTLLEMLVVLVIAGLLVSLASLQLTRNPRTDLNEEAQRLALLFESAGDEAQVRARPIAFQPVEGGFRFDIRTEDGWRPLRDDLLRARRWEGGVTSVSIQFLDSDKSVSRLVFGTEAIDTPMEITLVSAVGRATIIGSGNGRFQVR, from the coding sequence GTGAACAGGCACGGCAGGCACAGGGCGGCGCATCGGAATGCGGGTTTCACGCTGCTGGAAATGCTCGTCGTGCTGGTCATCGCGGGCTTGCTTGTGTCGCTCGCGTCGTTGCAGCTCACGCGCAATCCGCGCACCGACTTGAATGAAGAGGCGCAACGGCTCGCGCTGCTGTTCGAATCGGCGGGCGACGAAGCGCAAGTGCGCGCCCGGCCTATCGCGTTTCAGCCGGTGGAAGGCGGATTCCGCTTCGACATCCGCACCGAAGACGGCTGGCGCCCGCTGCGCGACGACCTCTTGCGCGCGCGCCGCTGGGAAGGCGGCGTGACGAGCGTGAGCATCCAGTTTCTCGACTCCGACAAGTCCGTGAGCCGGCTCGTCTTCGGCACTGAAGCCATCGACACGCCCATGGAAATCACGCTCGTTTCGGCGGTGGGCCGCGCCACGATCATCGGCAGCGGCAACGGCCGCTTCCAGGTGCGGTGA
- the gspI gene encoding type II secretion system minor pseudopilin GspI, with the protein MRSPSVQRGFTMIEVLVALAILAVALAASLRAVGSMATSEADLHRRLLAGWSADNELAQLRLAHVFPDIGSRTFDCSQGNLKLVCTQRVSATPNPIFRRVEMFVATPGRAGYLAQMVTVVANETNRSL; encoded by the coding sequence ATGCGGTCACCATCTGTACAACGCGGCTTCACGATGATCGAAGTGCTCGTCGCGCTGGCGATCCTCGCGGTGGCGCTCGCGGCGTCGCTGCGCGCGGTCGGATCGATGGCGACGAGCGAAGCGGACCTGCATCGGCGTCTGCTCGCAGGCTGGAGCGCGGACAACGAACTCGCGCAACTGCGGCTCGCGCATGTGTTTCCGGACATCGGCTCGCGCACCTTCGACTGCTCGCAGGGCAATCTGAAGCTCGTCTGCACGCAGCGCGTCTCGGCGACGCCGAATCCTATTTTCCGTCGCGTCGAAATGTTCGTCGCGACGCCCGGGCGCGCCGGTTATCTCGCGCAGATGGTCACGGTGGTGGCGAATGAAACGAACCGTTCGCTCTGA
- a CDS encoding type II secretion system protein J, which produces MKRTVRSDPRRAARRQRGFTLLEMLIAIAILAVIAVLSWRGLDQIIRGRATITNAMEDERVVAQLFDQMRIDARQAATDDEAGQPAVSLGNGTLQIVRGVFAPATAPRLQVVRYRLTDGRIVRFASPPLENVGEVRRALSSSDTADGWSAVPLLGGVRSLATRVYIPQKGWTTRMADVLSQINENDNNLKVPQLGNAPLARAVSGIQVAVGATNLRVPITRVFLVGE; this is translated from the coding sequence ATGAAACGAACCGTTCGCTCTGACCCCCGGCGCGCGGCGCGCCGGCAGCGCGGGTTCACGCTGCTCGAAATGCTCATCGCCATCGCCATTCTCGCGGTCATCGCGGTGTTGTCGTGGCGCGGGCTGGACCAGATCATTCGCGGCCGCGCGACCATCACGAACGCGATGGAAGACGAGCGCGTGGTCGCCCAGTTGTTCGACCAGATGCGCATCGACGCGCGCCAGGCCGCGACCGACGACGAAGCCGGCCAGCCCGCGGTCTCGCTCGGCAACGGCACGCTGCAGATCGTGCGCGGCGTGTTCGCGCCCGCCACCGCGCCGCGCCTGCAGGTGGTGCGCTATCGGCTGACGGACGGGCGCATCGTGCGATTCGCGTCGCCGCCGCTCGAAAACGTGGGCGAAGTGCGGCGCGCGTTGTCGTCGAGCGATACCGCCGATGGCTGGAGCGCGGTTCCGTTGCTCGGCGGCGTCCGGTCGCTCGCGACGCGCGTCTACATTCCGCAGAAGGGCTGGACGACGCGCATGGCCGACGTGCTTTCGCAGATCAACGAGAACGACAACAATCTGAAGGTGCCGCAACTCGGTAACGCGCCGCTCGCGCGTGCCGTGTCGGGCATTCAGGTGGCGGTCGGCGCGACGAATCTGCGCGTGCCGATCACGCGCGTGTTCCTGGTCGGAGAATGA
- the gspK gene encoding type II secretion system minor pseudopilin GspK: MTMRASGLSKRQRGVAIISALLVVALSSILVSGMLWRQQVQVRRIENQRLLAQAQWISRSALDWTRLILRSEADTSPTVTYLGGVWGVPIAKTKLSDFLGQIGEVRSQEGAQTFLSGSIEDAQAKFNLRNLVATPAPGVLTINVEQIQAFQRLLTMLGINGSLAKTVALQMRAGLSRSATRFQTQTGNGATAASSPAEAMAAMAQGGGTGGGNFTDDPGLKDADSDAPVAPLQMISVDSLLDVPGFSAEAVAKLRPFVTVLPTTTPVNMNTAPATVVAAVVPGMSLSQAQAFVARRETVFFHDIGNVQLALTGAGVRSTSIDPNQLDVTTRYFVIHGRVEHERAQLERTTLVYRDATTHTTRIVYTRDAL, from the coding sequence ATGACGATGCGTGCCTCGGGCCTGAGCAAAAGACAGCGCGGCGTCGCAATCATCAGCGCGTTGCTGGTGGTCGCGCTCTCGTCGATTCTCGTGTCGGGCATGTTGTGGCGGCAGCAGGTGCAGGTGCGGCGCATCGAAAATCAGCGGTTGCTTGCGCAGGCGCAGTGGATTTCTCGCAGCGCGCTCGACTGGACGCGGCTCATTCTGCGTTCCGAAGCCGATACATCGCCGACCGTCACGTATCTCGGCGGCGTGTGGGGCGTGCCGATCGCGAAGACGAAGCTCTCCGACTTTCTCGGGCAGATCGGCGAAGTGCGCTCGCAGGAAGGCGCGCAGACGTTTCTGTCCGGCTCCATCGAGGACGCGCAGGCGAAGTTCAACTTGCGCAACCTCGTCGCGACGCCGGCGCCCGGCGTGCTGACCATCAACGTCGAGCAGATTCAGGCGTTTCAGCGGCTTCTGACGATGCTCGGCATCAACGGATCGCTTGCGAAGACGGTCGCCTTGCAGATGCGCGCGGGACTCTCGCGCTCCGCGACGCGCTTCCAGACGCAGACGGGCAACGGCGCGACAGCGGCGAGCTCGCCCGCGGAGGCCATGGCGGCGATGGCGCAAGGCGGCGGCACGGGCGGCGGCAATTTCACCGACGATCCCGGCCTCAAGGATGCCGACAGCGACGCGCCGGTCGCGCCGCTGCAGATGATCAGCGTGGATTCGCTGCTCGACGTGCCGGGCTTTTCGGCCGAAGCGGTCGCGAAGCTGCGGCCGTTCGTGACTGTCCTGCCGACGACGACCCCCGTGAACATGAATACCGCGCCGGCCACGGTGGTCGCCGCCGTGGTGCCGGGCATGAGCCTTTCGCAGGCGCAGGCGTTCGTCGCTCGGCGCGAGACGGTGTTTTTCCACGATATCGGCAACGTGCAGCTCGCGCTGACCGGCGCGGGCGTCCGTTCCACGTCGATCGACCCGAACCAGCTCGACGTGACCACGCGCTATTTTGTGATTCACGGCCGCGTCGAACATGAGCGCGCGCAACTGGAGCGCACGACGCTCGTGTACCGCGATGCGACCACGCACACCACGCGCATCGTCTATACGCGCGACGCGCTCTGA
- the gspL gene encoding type II secretion system protein GspL, whose protein sequence is MSTLIVLLPPRDPAVRSQEWQLPDLPFLLLDKRGETQRAGRAAVGVLPRANATVLIVAARDTLLLAATVPPLKGPRLRQALPNVVEDQLIQDPQTCHIAVDPVALADGRRVVAVIDRGWFRFVCDAFMSTGHRNLKAVPAMRCLPVPAAAPVIETPEDAEDAAEAEAPPTPFIAGLLGNVISTAPALIGDVQAAAPATGGAPRVEIAIARGERAALGEGLALPIDSIAPTLDALAGGHPFTLYSLADIPGDEPRLAASGKHAAVAGAQPLAFEALARNALASRFDLCQFEFAAQPWRLDRATMRRLRVPIALVAASVIVSIVGINVQWIQLSRQRDAINAQMTELLLNAFPKTTTVLDAPDQMARNLDRLRVASGELSPSDFLSLADGLARSLGPVPVNGIAGLDYRDRHLEVTFKPDTKVDPDLGKRLAANGLNGAIDTNTGKWTIRSGQ, encoded by the coding sequence TTGAGCACACTGATCGTTCTATTACCGCCGCGCGATCCCGCCGTGCGCTCGCAGGAGTGGCAACTGCCCGACCTGCCGTTTCTGCTGCTGGACAAGCGCGGCGAGACACAACGCGCCGGCCGTGCCGCTGTCGGCGTTCTGCCGCGCGCCAACGCGACCGTGCTGATCGTCGCGGCGCGCGACACGCTGCTGCTCGCCGCTACCGTTCCGCCGCTCAAAGGTCCGAGGCTGCGTCAGGCGCTGCCGAACGTTGTCGAAGACCAGTTGATCCAGGACCCGCAGACGTGCCACATCGCCGTCGATCCGGTCGCGCTCGCGGACGGACGGCGCGTGGTCGCGGTGATCGATCGCGGCTGGTTCCGCTTTGTCTGCGATGCGTTCATGAGCACCGGGCATCGCAATCTGAAGGCGGTTCCGGCCATGCGCTGCCTGCCCGTTCCGGCCGCTGCGCCTGTCATCGAGACGCCGGAAGACGCAGAGGACGCCGCCGAAGCGGAAGCGCCGCCGACGCCCTTCATCGCGGGATTGCTCGGCAACGTGATTTCGACCGCGCCCGCGCTGATCGGCGACGTGCAAGCGGCGGCGCCCGCGACCGGCGGCGCGCCGCGCGTGGAAATCGCCATCGCGCGCGGCGAACGCGCGGCGCTCGGCGAAGGGCTCGCGCTGCCCATCGATTCGATTGCGCCGACGCTCGACGCGCTCGCGGGCGGGCATCCGTTTACGCTGTATTCGCTCGCCGATATTCCCGGCGACGAGCCGCGTCTCGCGGCGTCGGGCAAACACGCGGCCGTCGCGGGCGCGCAGCCGCTCGCGTTCGAGGCGCTTGCCCGCAACGCGCTCGCGAGCCGCTTCGACCTGTGCCAGTTCGAATTCGCCGCGCAGCCGTGGCGGCTCGACCGCGCGACCATGCGCCGCCTGCGCGTACCGATCGCGCTCGTGGCGGCGTCCGTCATCGTGTCGATCGTCGGCATCAACGTGCAGTGGATTCAGCTCTCGCGCCAGCGCGACGCCATCAACGCGCAGATGACCGAGCTGCTGCTTAACGCGTTCCCGAAGACCACGACCGTGCTCGACGCGCCCGATCAGATGGCGCGCAATCTCGACCGGCTGCGCGTCGCGTCGGGCGAGCTGTCGCCGTCAGACTTTCTGTCGCTCGCCGACGGCCTCGCGCGCTCGCTCGGTCCGGTGCCGGTGAACGGCATCGCCGGGCTGGATTATCGGGACCGTCATCTGGAAGTGACGTTCAAGCCGGACACCAAGGTCGATCCTGACCTCGGCAAGCGCCTCGCGGCCAACGGGCTGAACGGCGCCATCGACACGAACACCGGCAAATGGACCATCAGGAGCGGCCAATGA
- the gspM gene encoding type II secretion system protein GspM: MKAEIGRTLSEFWEARTPREKTLLMWGGLLLGIALVYLVLWAPAYEGRARLRDTLPTMQRQLATMTAQANEARSLAGSAEGVTPTGGALRDALAKSLADNNMQPTQVQVIGAAVQIQLKNASFPNWTMWLDDARKQFKVQVSEAHIQALKPDGQVDLTASLQPASVK, encoded by the coding sequence ATGAAAGCGGAAATCGGACGAACGCTCTCCGAGTTCTGGGAGGCGCGCACGCCGCGCGAAAAGACGCTGTTGATGTGGGGCGGCCTGCTGCTCGGCATCGCGCTGGTTTATCTCGTGCTGTGGGCGCCCGCGTACGAAGGCCGCGCCCGCCTGCGCGACACCTTGCCGACGATGCAGCGCCAGCTCGCCACGATGACCGCGCAGGCTAACGAAGCGCGCTCGCTCGCGGGCAGCGCCGAGGGCGTGACGCCGACGGGCGGCGCGCTGCGCGATGCGCTCGCAAAGTCGCTCGCGGACAACAACATGCAGCCGACGCAGGTGCAGGTCATCGGCGCGGCGGTGCAGATTCAGTTGAAAAACGCGTCGTTTCCGAACTGGACGATGTGGCTCGACGACGCGCGCAAGCAGTTCAAGGTGCAGGTGTCGGAAGCGCATATTCAGGCGCTGAAGCCGGACGGCCAGGTGGACCTGACGGCATCGCTGCAACCGGCCAGCGTCAAATGA
- a CDS encoding type II secretion system protein N, which produces MSYWTRRLRLALPGLIVMVLSVAGTLLVMMPAAWITPQFAKATGGHVNLADPSGSLWRGSATLMLAASSDGSGATLLPGRIEWTTAFWPLFTGRVHMTMRQTEAMPDPVFVDATTRGATLSAGGIAVPATLLAGLGAPFNTLNFEGTVRLSWTEFRLLGRNAYGQFVVTLDDMASRVSRVKPLGSYRVALQAQGATASIDLSTTRGPLLLTGSGVISQDATTFEGTAKAEPAQRENLAGLLNLLGRHTDPDTVALTFNHY; this is translated from the coding sequence ATGAGCTACTGGACTCGCCGACTCAGGCTCGCGCTGCCGGGACTCATCGTGATGGTGCTCTCGGTGGCGGGAACGCTGCTCGTGATGATGCCCGCCGCGTGGATCACGCCGCAGTTCGCGAAGGCGACGGGCGGCCACGTCAATCTCGCCGATCCTTCGGGTTCGCTCTGGCGCGGCTCGGCGACGCTGATGCTCGCGGCGAGCAGCGACGGCTCCGGCGCGACGCTGCTGCCGGGGCGCATCGAATGGACGACGGCGTTCTGGCCGCTTTTCACCGGCCGCGTGCATATGACCATGCGCCAGACCGAGGCGATGCCGGACCCCGTGTTCGTCGATGCCACGACGCGTGGCGCGACGCTTTCGGCGGGCGGAATCGCGGTTCCGGCGACGCTGCTCGCCGGTCTTGGCGCGCCGTTCAATACGCTGAATTTCGAGGGGACAGTGCGACTCTCGTGGACCGAATTCCGGCTGCTCGGCAGGAATGCTTACGGACAGTTCGTGGTGACGCTCGACGACATGGCTTCGCGCGTGTCGCGGGTCAAGCCGCTCGGGTCGTATCGGGTCGCGTTGCAGGCGCAAGGGGCGACGGCGAGCATCGATCTTTCGACAACCCGGGGCCCTTTGCTGTTGACCGGCAGCGGCGTGATCTCGCAAGACGCGACGACCTTCGAAGGCACCGCGAAGGCTGAACCGGCGCAGCGCGAAAATCTCGCGGGACTCCTGAATCTGCTCGGCCGACACACCGATCCGGATACCGTCGCGCTGACGTTCAACCATTATTAG
- a CDS encoding efflux transporter outer membrane subunit: MPYRPAVSASIASRHSAARRTVRKLSAISIAAACAMSIAGCAVGPDYQRPTTPMPAAFKEAPEGWKVAQPADRADRGDWWSVYDDAQLNDLETRLNQSNQTIAQYAAAYRQARALVGEARAAYFPTIGASASASRSGSRLTTGTATSRSTVGNDFSLALDASWEPDLWGSIGRTVTAQKAGQQGAAADLANARLSAQATLAQTYFQLRALDAQQKLLDETVAAYQQSLRLTQNQYAQGIVARSDVIQAQTQLQSAQAAAIDNGVARAQYEHAIAVLVGEPASTFSLPAMPLDATPPTIPTAMPSALLERRPDIASAERKAAAANEQIGIEMAAYFPTLTLSAQGGFESTVLSQLLRAPSRFWTLGPDIAATIFDGGLRAARTEAARAAYDQNVATYRQTVLTAFQDVEDNLASLRILEKEIVVQQQAVQSAQQALAIINNQYKAGTVAFISVLTAQTTAFTAEQKLASIAGQRMVASVGLVKALGGGWDVAQMNRETGGVEAPAPASAPEAMSATQKDSAGG; the protein is encoded by the coding sequence ATGCCGTATCGCCCCGCCGTTTCCGCTTCCATCGCGTCCCGCCATTCCGCCGCTCGCCGCACCGTGCGCAAACTGAGCGCCATCTCGATTGCCGCCGCCTGCGCGATGTCCATCGCAGGTTGCGCCGTCGGCCCGGATTATCAGCGTCCTACCACGCCGATGCCCGCCGCCTTCAAGGAAGCGCCCGAAGGCTGGAAAGTCGCGCAGCCCGCCGACCGCGCAGACCGCGGCGACTGGTGGAGCGTCTACGACGACGCGCAGCTGAACGATCTCGAAACGCGTCTGAACCAGTCGAACCAGACGATCGCGCAGTACGCGGCGGCGTATCGGCAGGCACGCGCGCTGGTCGGCGAAGCGCGCGCGGCGTATTTCCCGACCATCGGGGCGTCCGCGTCGGCGTCGCGTTCGGGCAGCCGCCTGACGACCGGGACAGCCACAAGCCGCAGCACGGTCGGCAACGACTTTAGCCTCGCGCTCGATGCCTCGTGGGAGCCGGACTTGTGGGGCAGCATCGGCCGGACGGTGACGGCGCAGAAGGCGGGGCAGCAGGGCGCGGCGGCGGACCTCGCCAACGCGCGCCTCTCCGCTCAGGCGACGCTCGCGCAGACGTACTTTCAGTTGCGCGCGCTCGACGCGCAGCAAAAGCTGCTCGACGAGACCGTCGCCGCGTATCAGCAGTCGCTCAGGCTCACGCAGAACCAGTACGCGCAAGGCATCGTCGCGCGCTCGGACGTGATTCAGGCGCAGACGCAGTTGCAGTCCGCGCAGGCCGCCGCCATCGACAACGGCGTAGCGCGCGCGCAATACGAGCATGCCATCGCGGTGCTCGTCGGAGAGCCGGCGTCGACGTTTTCGCTCCCCGCGATGCCGCTCGACGCCACGCCGCCGACCATTCCCACGGCGATGCCGTCTGCGCTGCTGGAGCGGCGTCCGGATATCGCGTCCGCCGAGCGGAAGGCGGCCGCGGCGAACGAACAAATCGGCATCGAGATGGCGGCGTATTTCCCGACGCTCACGCTCTCAGCGCAGGGCGGGTTCGAAAGCACGGTGTTGTCGCAATTGCTGCGCGCGCCGTCGCGTTTCTGGACGCTCGGGCCGGATATCGCCGCGACGATTTTCGATGGCGGCTTGCGCGCGGCGCGCACGGAAGCGGCCCGCGCCGCCTACGATCAGAATGTCGCGACGTATCGGCAAACGGTGCTGACCGCGTTCCAGGACGTCGAAGACAATCTCGCGTCTCTGCGAATCCTCGAGAAGGAAATCGTCGTGCAGCAGCAGGCGGTTCAGTCCGCGCAGCAGGCGCTCGCCATCATCAACAATCAGTACAAGGCGGGAACGGTCGCGTTCATCAGCGTGCTGACCGCGCAGACCACGGCGTTCACGGCCGAGCAGAAGCTCGCGAGCATCGCGGGCCAACGCATGGTGGCGTCGGTGGGGCTGGTGAAGGCCCTGGGCGGCGGCTGGGACGTCGCGCAGATGAACCGCGAGACGGGCGGCGTGGAAGCGCCGGCGCCGGCTTCCGCGCCCGAGGCGATGTCCGCGACGCAGAAGGACTCAGCCGGCGGCTGA
- a CDS encoding MarR family winged helix-turn-helix transcriptional regulator, whose amino-acid sequence MDSEPLYDPATIRLETSLGYHLAKARNVLVARTDEALKALDLTSQQIGVILSLASGRARTPLELSREMSYDSGSMTRMLDRLEKKGFVSRTRSDADRRIVELTLTERGQDAAARLPAIGAAVLNQQLHGFSRAELDLLIAMLARIIGNSPTDESAGCGLDDPDAD is encoded by the coding sequence ATGGATAGCGAACCGCTCTACGATCCCGCCACGATCCGACTCGAAACGAGCCTCGGCTATCACCTCGCGAAGGCGCGCAATGTGTTGGTCGCGCGCACGGATGAGGCGCTGAAGGCGCTCGATCTCACGTCGCAGCAGATCGGCGTCATTCTTTCGCTGGCGTCGGGGCGGGCGCGCACGCCGCTCGAACTGTCGCGGGAGATGTCCTATGACAGCGGGTCGATGACGCGCATGCTCGACAGGCTCGAGAAGAAAGGCTTCGTCAGTCGCACGCGCAGCGACGCGGACCGGCGCATCGTCGAACTCACGTTGACGGAGCGCGGCCAAGACGCTGCCGCGCGGCTGCCGGCCATCGGCGCGGCGGTGCTCAACCAGCAATTGCACGGTTTCAGCCGCGCGGAACTGGACCTGCTAATCGCGATGCTGGCGCGCATCATCGGCAATTCGCCGACGGACGAAAGCGCCGGCTGCGGGCTCGACGACCCCGACGCCGACTAG
- a CDS encoding DHA2 family efflux MFS transporter permease subunit, which produces MSTTATTAPDSAAPAPLTGGILALLTMGLALGTFMEVLDTSIANVAVPTISGSLGVATSEGTWVISSYSVASAIAVPLTGWLARRVGEVKLFTISVLLFSIASALCGFAQNFESLIAFRLLQGLVSGPMVPLSQTILMRSYPPEKRGLALGLWAMTVIVAPIFGPVMGGYITDNYTWPWIFYINVPIGVFSAAIAYFLLRGHETKTTNQRIDGVGLALLVIGVASLQMMLDLGKDRDWFNSNFIVALAIIAAISLAFMFVWEITEKEPVIDLSLFRDRNFAMGVLITSLGFLAFFGSVVVLPLWLQTVLGYTPWLAGLATAPVGILALVLSPMIGQNMHRMNLRVVASFAFIVFAFVSYWNSTFTLDTPFHDIVYPRLIQGIGVACFFVPMTTITLSSVSDERLAGAAGLSNFLRTLSGAIGTAVSTTFWENDMIRHHAVLTESVTPYAQTTTAYSDLLSGVGLSGQALTAQLDRVVAAQAYMMSTNDFFRISFYAFLVLAAMVWLTRPRKGASASMGH; this is translated from the coding sequence ATGTCAACGACCGCCACGACCGCGCCCGATTCCGCCGCCCCGGCTCCATTGACCGGCGGCATCCTCGCGTTACTGACGATGGGCCTCGCGCTCGGCACGTTCATGGAAGTGCTCGATACGTCGATCGCCAACGTCGCCGTGCCGACCATTTCCGGCAGTCTCGGCGTCGCGACGAGCGAAGGCACCTGGGTCATTTCGTCGTATTCGGTTGCGTCGGCGATCGCGGTGCCGCTGACCGGATGGCTCGCGCGGCGCGTCGGCGAGGTGAAGCTTTTCACCATTTCCGTGCTGCTGTTCTCGATCGCCTCGGCGCTGTGCGGCTTTGCGCAGAACTTCGAGTCGCTGATCGCGTTCCGGCTGCTGCAAGGTCTCGTCTCCGGCCCGATGGTCCCGCTCTCGCAAACCATCCTCATGCGCAGTTATCCGCCGGAAAAGCGCGGGCTCGCGCTCGGTCTCTGGGCGATGACGGTGATCGTCGCGCCGATCTTCGGCCCGGTGATGGGCGGCTACATCACGGATAACTACACGTGGCCGTGGATTTTCTATATCAACGTGCCGATCGGCGTGTTCTCGGCGGCCATCGCGTACTTCCTGCTGCGCGGCCATGAGACGAAGACGACGAATCAGCGCATCGACGGCGTCGGGCTTGCGCTGCTCGTGATCGGCGTCGCGAGTCTGCAAATGATGCTCGACCTCGGCAAGGACCGCGACTGGTTCAACTCGAACTTCATCGTGGCGCTTGCGATTATCGCGGCCATCTCGCTCGCGTTCATGTTCGTGTGGGAGATCACGGAGAAGGAGCCGGTCATCGACTTGTCGCTCTTTCGCGACCGCAATTTCGCGATGGGCGTGCTCATCACGTCGCTCGGCTTTCTGGCGTTCTTCGGATCGGTCGTCGTGCTGCCGCTGTGGCTGCAAACCGTGCTCGGCTACACGCCGTGGCTCGCGGGACTCGCGACCGCGCCGGTCGGCATCCTCGCGCTCGTGCTTTCACCGATGATCGGCCAGAACATGCATCGCATGAACCTGCGCGTCGTGGCGAGCTTCGCGTTTATCGTGTTCGCGTTCGTGTCGTACTGGAACTCGACGTTCACGCTCGACACGCCGTTCCACGACATCGTGTATCCGCGGCTGATTCAGGGCATCGGCGTGGCGTGCTTCTTCGTGCCGATGACGACGATTACGCTCTCCAGCGTCTCGGACGAAAGGCTGGCGGGCGCGGCGGGGCTATCGAATTTCCTGCGCACGCTGTCGGGCGCGATCGGCACGGCGGTGAGCACTACGTTCTGGGAGAACGACATGATCCGGCATCACGCCGTGCTCACCGAATCGGTCACGCCGTACGCGCAGACGACCACCGCCTATTCCGATTTGCTGTCGGGCGTCGGCCTGTCGGGGCAGGCGCTCACCGCGCAACTGGATCGCGTCGTGGCCGCGCAGGCGTACATGATGTCGACCAACGACTTCTTCCGCATCTCGTTCTATGCGTTTCTGGTGCTCGCCGCGATGGTCTGGCTGACGCGTCCGCGCAAGGGCGCGTCGGCGTCGATGGGGCATTGA